In Agrobacterium tumefaciens, a single genomic region encodes these proteins:
- a CDS encoding ribbon-helix-helix domain-containing protein, producing MIRKHSATLHGHRTSISLEDAFWDELRIIAERRKISFAALLAEIDDNRPADSNLSSSLRVYVLNWLKTR from the coding sequence ATGATCCGCAAACACTCCGCGACCTTGCACGGCCACCGCACCAGCATCTCGCTCGAGGATGCCTTCTGGGACGAGCTTAGGATCATCGCTGAAAGGCGCAAGATCAGTTTTGCCGCCCTGCTTGCCGAAATAGACGACAACCGCCCGGCCGACAGCAATCTGTCCTCGTCGCTGCGGGTTTACGTGCTGAACTGGCTGAAGACCCGCTGA
- a CDS encoding SspB family protein yields the protein MGQDHIRYDILAQDALRGVIRKVLGEVAATGRLPGDHHFFITFLTGAPGVRISQHLKSKYAEQMTIVIQHQFWDLKVTEIGFEIGLSFSDTPEKLVIPYNAIRGFYDPSVNFELEFDVPLAEEEEMEEAEITAYPVSNEAKPASETPKSGEEKKEGSVVSLDAFRKKQ from the coding sequence ATGGGGCAGGATCATATCCGTTACGACATTCTCGCACAGGATGCCCTTCGCGGCGTTATTCGTAAGGTTTTGGGTGAAGTGGCCGCAACCGGCCGCCTGCCCGGCGACCACCATTTCTTCATCACATTCCTGACCGGCGCGCCCGGGGTGCGGATTTCGCAGCACCTCAAGTCCAAATATGCCGAGCAGATGACCATCGTCATCCAGCATCAGTTCTGGGATCTGAAGGTTACGGAAATCGGCTTCGAAATCGGCCTCTCCTTTTCCGATACGCCGGAAAAGCTTGTCATTCCCTACAATGCCATCAGAGGTTTCTACGATCCTTCCGTAAACTTCGAGCTTGAGTTCGATGTGCCTCTGGCCGAAGAAGAAGAAATGGAAGAAGCGGAAATCACCGCTTACCCCGTTTCCAACGAAGCGAAACCCGCTTCCGAAACGCCCAAATCGGGTGAGGAAAAGAAGGAAGGCTCCGTCGTTTCGCTGGATGCTTTCCGCAAGAAGCAATAA
- a CDS encoding efflux RND transporter permease subunit, with protein MTQPSSGQDSKLAFTALFVRRPILAAVLNTLLVVAGLAALVGVEVRELPDVDRPSISVRTTYEGAAPETIDQEVTQTIEGAVARVSGIKSIASSSQFGTSRVTMEFSDNVDMAVAANDVRDAIGRVTNQLPDDADEPQIIKADSDSQPIMRLAVTSSTLSMEDLTKLVDDEIIDRLAAVDGVADVELYGDQEKVFRVDLNQAALASRGLTVTDVSNALASAALDVPAGSLKSTTQDIVVRATASLTKPEDFSNLLIKNNIRLRDVATVMLGADDESTSLRSNGVQGVGLGVIRQAQSNTLNISTGVKAAVDAMSPNLPEGTRIIVTSDDAVFIEGALHEVELALGLSALIVIVVLYLFFRDWRATLIPAITMPVALIGTIVAIYMVGFSINILTLLAIVLATGLVVDDAIVVLENIVRRRAEGMGPRAAAVLGTQEVFFAVIATTATLAAVFIPLSFLPGQLGGLFREFGFVLAFAVGLSSVTALTLCPMLASRMLKQGLKEPTGPLAWFGNVFAATYKSTLAACLNNPLIVIVVALIFSGLSWIAFGMIQNELTPREDRASVMMRVTAPQGVSLEYTRDQLQRIEENLQPLRDSGEIRNIYSITGMNGSSNTGFMVLTLAPWADRERTQNQIAADVTSAANKVPALRGNAMQPNSLRIRGAGNGLQMAMVGSNYAALTEATQKLLLSMEESGLFDTPRLDNEPNQAQLSVSIDRERASDLGIDITGLSRAMQSLLEGRSIVDVFVDGDAIPVRLLSSTRPINDPTDLENVFLKTGDGKIVPMSVIATLKENAVAPQLNREQQLPSVGFTANLKDGVSLGQALEKVNELAQSVMPSGARLLPLGEAATLEENSSGMLLTFGFAIAIIFLVLAAQFESVLSSVIIMTTVPLGLACAVIALLATGSSLNVYSQIGLVLLVGVMAKNGILIVEFANHLRDQGATVREAIEKATSIRLRPVMMTMIATILGGVPLVLAQGAGAEARIALGWVIVGGLGFATLVTLYITPVSYLLIARFAKPQADEEIRLHRELELAARRKALEEDKPLLAAE; from the coding sequence ATGACGCAACCGTCTTCCGGTCAGGATTCCAAACTCGCCTTTACCGCGCTCTTTGTGCGCAGGCCGATTCTGGCGGCGGTTCTCAACACCCTGCTGGTCGTTGCCGGCCTTGCGGCGCTGGTTGGCGTTGAAGTGCGCGAATTGCCCGATGTCGATCGTCCGTCGATCAGCGTCAGGACCACCTATGAGGGGGCGGCGCCTGAAACGATTGACCAGGAAGTAACGCAGACCATCGAAGGCGCGGTCGCGCGTGTCAGCGGCATCAAATCCATCGCTTCCAGCTCGCAATTCGGAACCAGCCGTGTGACGATGGAGTTCAGCGACAATGTCGACATGGCCGTTGCCGCCAATGACGTGCGCGACGCCATCGGCCGCGTCACCAATCAACTGCCCGACGATGCTGACGAACCGCAGATCATCAAGGCGGATTCCGACAGCCAGCCGATCATGCGCCTTGCGGTCACATCCTCCACGCTCAGCATGGAAGATCTGACCAAGCTGGTGGATGACGAGATTATCGACCGCCTGGCCGCCGTCGATGGTGTGGCGGATGTGGAGCTTTACGGCGATCAGGAAAAGGTTTTTCGCGTCGATCTCAATCAGGCCGCACTTGCCAGCCGCGGTCTGACCGTAACCGATGTTTCGAACGCGCTCGCCAGCGCCGCGCTCGACGTGCCGGCGGGATCGCTGAAAAGCACGACGCAGGACATTGTCGTGCGCGCCACGGCCAGCCTGACGAAGCCGGAGGATTTCTCCAACCTTCTCATCAAGAACAATATCCGCCTGCGTGACGTCGCGACCGTCATGCTCGGCGCGGATGACGAATCGACCTCGCTCCGCTCCAACGGCGTGCAGGGTGTCGGTCTCGGCGTCATCCGGCAGGCGCAGTCGAATACGCTCAATATTTCAACGGGTGTGAAGGCTGCCGTTGATGCCATGTCCCCGAACCTGCCGGAAGGCACACGCATCATCGTCACCAGCGATGACGCCGTCTTCATCGAAGGCGCGCTGCACGAGGTCGAACTGGCACTCGGGCTCTCGGCGCTCATCGTGATCGTCGTGCTCTATCTCTTTTTCCGCGACTGGCGGGCAACCCTCATTCCGGCGATCACCATGCCGGTGGCGCTGATCGGCACCATCGTCGCCATCTATATGGTCGGGTTCTCGATCAATATCCTGACCCTGCTCGCCATCGTTCTGGCGACGGGTCTCGTCGTCGACGATGCGATCGTGGTGCTGGAGAATATCGTGCGCCGCCGGGCGGAAGGTATGGGGCCGCGCGCCGCCGCCGTTCTCGGCACACAGGAAGTGTTCTTCGCGGTTATCGCCACGACGGCAACGCTTGCCGCCGTGTTCATTCCGCTGTCGTTCCTGCCGGGCCAGCTTGGCGGTCTGTTCCGCGAATTCGGCTTCGTGCTGGCCTTCGCCGTCGGCCTGTCCTCGGTGACGGCGCTGACGCTTTGCCCGATGCTGGCCTCGCGCATGCTGAAACAGGGGCTGAAGGAACCGACTGGGCCTCTGGCGTGGTTCGGCAATGTCTTTGCCGCCACCTACAAATCGACGCTTGCCGCCTGCCTCAACAATCCACTGATCGTCATCGTCGTGGCGCTGATCTTCTCCGGCCTGTCATGGATCGCCTTCGGCATGATCCAGAACGAACTGACGCCGCGCGAGGACCGCGCCTCGGTCATGATGCGGGTCACCGCGCCGCAGGGCGTCAGCCTCGAATATACCCGTGACCAGTTGCAGCGGATCGAGGAAAATTTACAGCCGCTGCGCGACAGCGGTGAGATCCGCAATATCTATTCCATCACCGGCATGAACGGTTCCTCCAATACCGGGTTCATGGTGCTGACGCTGGCGCCCTGGGCCGATCGTGAACGCACGCAGAACCAGATCGCCGCTGACGTTACCTCCGCCGCCAACAAGGTTCCGGCTTTGCGCGGCAATGCCATGCAGCCGAACAGTCTGCGCATTCGTGGTGCCGGCAACGGCCTGCAGATGGCGATGGTCGGTAGCAACTATGCAGCGCTGACAGAGGCGACGCAGAAGCTGCTGCTTTCCATGGAGGAAAGCGGCCTGTTCGATACGCCGCGTTTGGACAACGAGCCCAATCAGGCCCAGCTTTCGGTTTCCATTGACCGTGAGCGCGCGTCGGATCTCGGCATCGACATCACCGGCCTCTCGCGTGCGATGCAATCGCTGCTGGAAGGACGCTCGATTGTCGATGTCTTCGTGGATGGCGATGCTATCCCAGTCAGGCTCCTGTCCTCCACCCGGCCGATCAACGATCCGACCGATCTTGAAAATGTCTTCCTGAAAACGGGTGACGGCAAGATCGTGCCGATGTCGGTCATCGCCACGCTGAAGGAAAACGCGGTTGCGCCGCAGTTGAACCGCGAGCAGCAGCTTCCTTCCGTCGGCTTCACGGCCAACCTGAAAGACGGTGTGTCGCTCGGTCAGGCGCTGGAGAAGGTGAACGAACTTGCGCAATCCGTGATGCCATCAGGCGCGCGTCTGCTGCCGCTTGGCGAGGCGGCGACGCTAGAAGAAAATTCGAGCGGCATGTTGCTGACCTTCGGTTTTGCCATCGCCATCATCTTCCTCGTGCTCGCCGCGCAGTTTGAAAGCGTGCTGAGTTCGGTCATCATCATGACGACGGTGCCGCTTGGCCTTGCCTGCGCCGTCATCGCGCTGCTGGCCACCGGATCGAGCCTCAACGTCTATAGCCAGATCGGTCTCGTGCTGCTTGTCGGCGTTATGGCCAAGAACGGCATCCTCATTGTCGAATTCGCCAATCATCTGCGTGATCAAGGTGCGACCGTGCGCGAGGCCATCGAAAAGGCCACCAGCATCCGCCTGCGTCCCGTCATGATGACGATGATCGCCACCATTCTCGGCGGCGTTCCGCTGGTGCTGGCGCAGGGGGCGGGCGCGGAAGCGCGCATCGCACTCGGCTGGGTCATCGTCGGCGGTCTTGGTTTTGCGACGCTGGTGACGCTTTACATCACCCCGGTTTCCTATCTGCTGATCGCCCGCTTCGCCAAACCGCAGGCGGATGAAGAAATTCGCCTTCACCGCGAACTCGAACTTGCCGCCCGCCGCAAGGCGCTGGAGGAAGACAAGCCGTTGCTCGCAGCGGAATAG
- a CDS encoding DUF2853 family protein has translation MTDYLADVKKYDAAADEAVVAKIVKHLGIALRNRDSSLVSASDPEELARVKASWCGKKLGVTDDSADKAVATVAKAMAADRSKSRVTFYYLVAKELGKLQSL, from the coding sequence ATGACTGACTATCTCGCAGATGTGAAGAAATACGACGCAGCCGCCGACGAAGCCGTGGTGGCCAAGATCGTCAAACATCTCGGCATTGCCCTGCGCAACCGGGATTCCTCGCTGGTGTCCGCTTCCGATCCGGAAGAGCTTGCGCGCGTAAAGGCAAGCTGGTGCGGCAAGAAGCTCGGGGTTACCGATGACAGCGCCGACAAGGCAGTCGCCACTGTCGCAAAAGCCATGGCGGCGGATCGCTCCAAGTCGCGCGTGACCTTCTATTATCTGGTGGCCAAGGAACTGGGCAAGCTTCAGTCGCTTTGA
- a CDS encoding dihydrofolate reductase has protein sequence MSEPRVTIIVAVSENGVIGRDLDMPWKLSTDLKRFKAMTMGKPLIMGRKTFLSVGERPLPGRPHIIVSRNADYRPEGVDVVSSLDEAVKLAKTKAAELGVDEVFVAGGGEIYRQAMPFADQLSVTHVAVKLDGDTFFPEIDPAIFEKTEEKAAPAGEKDNYPVLFTTYVRRAAAK, from the coding sequence ATGAGTGAGCCGCGCGTTACCATCATCGTTGCGGTGTCCGAGAACGGTGTCATCGGCCGCGATCTCGATATGCCGTGGAAGCTGTCGACCGATCTGAAGCGCTTCAAGGCGATGACGATGGGCAAGCCGCTCATCATGGGCCGCAAGACATTTCTGTCCGTCGGCGAGCGCCCCCTCCCTGGCCGTCCGCATATCATCGTCAGCCGCAATGCCGATTACCGGCCTGAAGGCGTTGACGTCGTCTCGTCGCTGGACGAGGCCGTGAAGCTTGCAAAGACGAAGGCTGCGGAACTGGGCGTGGATGAGGTTTTCGTCGCCGGCGGCGGCGAGATTTACCGTCAGGCCATGCCCTTTGCCGATCAACTTTCCGTCACCCATGTGGCGGTAAAACTCGACGGCGACACTTTTTTCCCGGAAATTGATCCCGCAATTTTCGAGAAAACCGAAGAAAAGGCCGCGCCCGCAGGGGAAAAGGACAATTATCCGGTTCTGTTTACCACTTATGTGCGAAGAGCCGCGGCAAAGTGA
- a CDS encoding AsmA-like C-terminal region-containing protein gives MLGRILVFLGGLLAVVLFSALLIPYFVDWTDFRRDFEDQASRILGKKVVVHGRVEARILPFPSVTLHDVRAGTDADGSPLIQVARFSMDAELAPFLSGEARIFDMRIEEPKAKIRLLKDGTLDWMRGSRAEIPARTVVLESVQIEGGQIEFIDEQSGRNRVVTGLNADMSANSLAGPWKAEGRAAVDGHPGSFSLSSSEPDYANGRMGLRLRLVPDEHPVEVDLDGAIAATAGKPAYSGSFSFSFREDEKQKQQAGRSIFSSPRTRGSFELTNESVRIPSYRMELGGNENPYVVTGEATLDTGAKPEFLLTADGQQIDVARFAPPVVQTGKTSRQPTVSVRQRIEAFAAMVARIPVPPVPGKASISLPALVSDDTTIRDIRLDVRPDGSGWQVVNAVATLPGRTQLEAKGSLTLLGGPAFNGNLLLASNQPSGLANWLSGSVDPAIRQLNAAGFSADVSLTTLNQRFDNLELAIGDASLKGELERRSDGKTSNLSIDLAGNEIDLDALRALGSLALGDQVGSSVLDHRITAKFKADRFNMAGVTANHVETAFTMAGGVLSLENMTAGDIAGAEVKAKGQLQGSLLKYAGKGTVNLHAADMQPFFTMLQQKLPNHPFLSRLAASAPWYANSDLAMDVSVNSDNGGANVAVSGTVNGSRLSAVAKMPDFLSITDDTAMSLEAVLKNQSTAILFGQAGLDPLPFDADGEGLLSVKLNGTLGSPAQTELRFSTERTHFSMNGSFAVAAANFGEGSADVALESADIEPYLIMNAVGLPQLGGGMALKANAKVAVDGEKIAFSSIGGQAGGNPFSGNVTVQRAAPHPVTGDLAVRTADLAWLGDAIYGPVIDPETGALNAKPLAMPAFPQLKASLALKAESFEAGPFGTVTGVSAKLTHDAGSLSLDDVAGTFMGGKLTGRLAMSTGEGAGIFRTKIAVTDANPEPILWANANGPVATGQAAIDLTAESTGKSVGEMLKSAGGSGEIRTGGLVLKGLNPSALPPILQAADGLQQPIDAPKVRPLVDQSLWQGEIALGDVALPFSLNGGALHFKNLRAGIDPVTLTADATVDIAASTVNGDLDLVFNPGTETVAGAEPSVRLNYNGPLAAPALTTDVSALSNYLSLRAFEKERRRVEAMQASVLEKQRLRREMALYRSQAAERQAEKERAEAEAKAKAEEEARLKAATEERLRQEKEQQERLQQQQQQPAPERQSAPALMVPPTENAIRQLAPENPPATP, from the coding sequence GTGCTCGGGCGTATTCTGGTTTTTCTGGGCGGACTGCTGGCCGTGGTGCTGTTTTCGGCACTGCTCATTCCCTATTTCGTCGATTGGACGGATTTCCGCCGCGATTTTGAGGATCAGGCAAGCCGGATTCTCGGCAAGAAGGTGGTGGTGCATGGCCGCGTCGAGGCCCGTATCCTGCCTTTCCCCTCGGTGACGCTGCATGATGTGCGCGCCGGAACGGATGCCGATGGATCGCCGCTGATCCAGGTGGCGCGTTTTTCCATGGATGCCGAGTTGGCGCCTTTCCTTTCCGGCGAGGCGCGTATTTTCGATATGCGCATCGAGGAACCCAAGGCGAAGATTCGTCTGCTGAAAGACGGCACGCTGGACTGGATGCGCGGCAGCCGGGCGGAAATTCCGGCCCGCACCGTGGTTCTGGAAAGCGTGCAGATCGAAGGCGGGCAGATCGAATTCATCGATGAGCAGTCCGGCCGCAACCGTGTCGTGACCGGCCTCAATGCCGACATGTCCGCCAATTCGCTGGCCGGGCCCTGGAAAGCCGAAGGACGCGCTGCCGTCGACGGGCATCCGGGCTCATTCTCGCTTTCGAGCAGTGAGCCGGATTACGCCAATGGCCGTATGGGGCTGAGGCTCCGCCTCGTGCCGGACGAACATCCGGTTGAAGTCGATCTCGATGGCGCGATTGCGGCGACGGCGGGAAAACCCGCCTATAGCGGCTCCTTCTCCTTCAGTTTCCGGGAAGACGAAAAGCAGAAGCAGCAGGCAGGGCGATCCATCTTTTCTTCGCCGCGCACGCGTGGCAGTTTCGAACTCACCAATGAAAGCGTGCGTATCCCGAGCTACCGCATGGAGCTTGGCGGTAACGAAAATCCTTACGTCGTGACCGGCGAAGCGACGCTGGATACCGGCGCCAAGCCAGAATTCCTGCTCACCGCAGATGGCCAGCAGATCGATGTCGCCCGTTTTGCGCCGCCCGTCGTGCAGACGGGCAAGACTTCGCGCCAGCCAACCGTCTCGGTGCGCCAGCGCATCGAGGCCTTTGCCGCCATGGTGGCCCGCATTCCGGTGCCGCCGGTGCCGGGCAAGGCGAGTATCAGCCTGCCGGCGCTCGTTTCCGACGATACGACGATCCGCGACATCCGGCTGGATGTGCGCCCGGATGGCAGTGGCTGGCAGGTGGTGAATGCCGTGGCGACGCTGCCGGGGAGAACGCAGCTCGAAGCCAAGGGATCGCTGACGCTGCTCGGCGGCCCTGCCTTCAACGGCAATCTGCTGCTCGCCTCCAACCAGCCTTCGGGGCTGGCAAACTGGCTTTCCGGCTCCGTCGACCCGGCGATCCGGCAACTCAACGCCGCCGGTTTTTCCGCCGATGTCTCGCTGACGACGCTCAATCAGCGTTTTGACAATCTGGAGCTGGCGATTGGCGATGCTTCGCTGAAAGGCGAGCTGGAGCGGCGCTCCGATGGCAAAACCTCCAATCTTTCCATCGATCTCGCCGGCAATGAAATCGATCTCGATGCCCTTCGGGCACTCGGCAGCCTGGCGCTCGGCGATCAGGTCGGAAGCTCGGTTCTCGACCATCGCATTACCGCGAAATTCAAGGCCGACCGGTTCAACATGGCCGGCGTGACCGCCAATCATGTCGAGACCGCCTTCACCATGGCGGGCGGGGTTCTCTCGCTTGAAAACATGACGGCCGGCGATATTGCCGGCGCGGAGGTGAAGGCGAAGGGCCAGTTGCAGGGTTCGTTGCTGAAATATGCTGGCAAGGGCACGGTGAACCTGCATGCAGCCGATATGCAGCCGTTCTTCACCATGCTCCAGCAGAAACTGCCCAATCATCCCTTCCTCAGCCGCCTGGCGGCGAGCGCGCCGTGGTACGCCAATTCCGATCTTGCGATGGATGTATCCGTCAACAGTGACAATGGCGGCGCCAATGTCGCTGTCTCCGGCACCGTCAATGGCAGTCGCCTGTCGGCTGTCGCCAAGATGCCGGATTTCCTGTCGATCACGGACGATACGGCGATGTCGCTGGAAGCGGTACTGAAGAACCAATCGACAGCGATCCTGTTCGGGCAGGCGGGGCTTGACCCGCTGCCCTTCGACGCGGATGGGGAGGGGCTTCTTTCCGTCAAGCTCAACGGCACGCTCGGTTCACCCGCCCAGACCGAACTGCGCTTTTCGACGGAGCGTACGCATTTTTCGATGAATGGTTCCTTTGCCGTTGCGGCCGCCAATTTCGGTGAGGGCAGCGCCGATGTCGCGCTCGAAAGCGCTGACATCGAGCCCTATCTGATCATGAATGCGGTCGGTCTGCCGCAGCTCGGTGGCGGCATGGCGCTTAAGGCGAATGCCAAGGTGGCGGTGGACGGGGAGAAGATCGCCTTTTCCTCGATCGGCGGGCAGGCGGGCGGCAATCCTTTCTCGGGCAATGTCACGGTCCAGCGCGCCGCGCCTCATCCGGTCACGGGCGATCTTGCGGTCAGAACAGCCGATCTTGCCTGGCTGGGGGATGCGATCTACGGGCCGGTGATCGACCCGGAAACCGGCGCGCTGAACGCCAAGCCTCTTGCCATGCCCGCATTCCCGCAGCTCAAGGCCTCGCTTGCCCTGAAAGCGGAAAGCTTCGAGGCCGGCCCCTTCGGCACGGTCACGGGTGTTTCAGCCAAGCTCACGCATGATGCGGGCAGTCTCTCGCTTGACGATGTTGCCGGTACTTTCATGGGCGGCAAGCTGACCGGGCGGCTGGCCATGTCCACGGGCGAGGGTGCGGGCATTTTCCGCACCAAGATCGCGGTGACCGACGCCAATCCGGAGCCGATCCTGTGGGCCAATGCCAACGGGCCTGTTGCTACAGGCCAGGCGGCGATTGACCTCACGGCCGAATCGACCGGCAAAAGTGTCGGTGAAATGCTGAAATCGGCGGGCGGTTCGGGCGAAATCCGGACCGGCGGGCTTGTGCTGAAGGGGCTTAATCCGAGTGCCCTGCCGCCGATCCTGCAGGCGGCCGATGGCCTGCAGCAGCCGATCGATGCGCCCAAGGTGCGGCCGCTAGTGGATCAGAGCCTCTGGCAGGGTGAAATTGCCCTCGGTGATGTGGCCCTGCCATTTTCGCTGAATGGCGGCGCGCTTCATTTCAAGAATCTGCGTGCGGGGATCGATCCGGTGACGCTAACCGCCGATGCGACCGTCGATATCGCCGCCTCGACCGTCAATGGCGACCTCGACCTCGTGTTCAATCCCGGCACCGAAACGGTTGCCGGTGCCGAACCGTCCGTGCGCCTCAACTATAACGGCCCGCTCGCCGCGCCGGCTTTGACAACGGATGTCTCCGCGCTCAGCAATTACCTGTCACTTCGGGCTTTTGAAAAGGAACGCCGCCGGGTGGAAGCCATGCAGGCCAGCGTTCTTGAAAAGCAGCGCCTGCGCCGCGAAATGGCGCTTTACCGCTCCCAGGCCGCAGAACGGCAGGCCGAGAAGGAACGGGCCGAGGCGGAAGCCAAGGCCAAGGCCGAAGAAGAGGCACGTTTGAAGGCCGCAACCGAAGAACGTCTGCGTCAGGAAAAGGAACAGCAGGAGCGGTTGCAGCAACAACAACAGCAGCCAGCACCCGAGCGGCAGTCCGCACCGGCACTGATGGTGCCTCCAACGGAAAACGCCATCCGACAGCTGGCGCCTGAAAATCCGCCCGCCACACCGTAA
- a CDS encoding DUF4169 family protein: MAADIVNLRQFRKQKARNEKEKQAEQNRLSYGRTKTEKNLTSALNEKAEKALDQGRLEKGDDGAGKD, from the coding sequence ATGGCGGCCGATATCGTCAATCTGCGTCAGTTTCGCAAACAGAAGGCCCGTAACGAAAAAGAAAAACAGGCGGAGCAGAACCGCCTGTCTTACGGCCGCACCAAGACGGAAAAGAACCTCACCTCGGCCCTGAACGAAAAAGCCGAAAAGGCGCTCGATCAGGGGCGGCTCGAAAAAGGCGATGACGGGGCCGGCAAAGACTGA
- a CDS encoding thymidylate synthase → MKQYLDLLRHVMETGSDRGDRTGTGTRSVFGYQMRFDLAEGFPVLTTKKLHLRSIIHELLWFLKGDTNIAYLKENGVSIWDEWADENGDLGPVYGAQWRSWPAPDGRHIDQIALLIEALKTNPNSRRHIVSAWNPALVDEMALPPCHCLFQFYVSEGKLSCQLYQRSADIFLGVPFNIASYALLTLMVAQVVGLKPGDFVHTLGDAHIYANHFEQARLQMTRTPKALPTMRLNPDVKSLFAFKFEDFTLENYEADSSIKAPIAV, encoded by the coding sequence ATGAAACAATATCTCGATCTTCTCCGGCATGTGATGGAAACGGGCTCCGACCGCGGAGACCGCACGGGCACGGGCACGCGTTCGGTTTTCGGTTACCAGATGCGTTTCGACCTTGCCGAAGGTTTTCCGGTTCTCACCACCAAGAAACTGCATCTGCGCTCTATCATCCATGAGCTGCTTTGGTTCCTGAAAGGCGATACCAATATCGCCTATCTCAAGGAGAACGGCGTTTCCATCTGGGACGAATGGGCCGATGAGAATGGCGATCTCGGTCCGGTCTATGGCGCGCAATGGCGCTCCTGGCCGGCGCCCGATGGCCGCCATATCGACCAGATCGCGCTTCTGATCGAGGCGCTGAAAACCAATCCCAATTCCCGCCGCCACATCGTTTCGGCGTGGAACCCGGCACTGGTGGACGAGATGGCGCTGCCGCCCTGCCATTGCCTGTTCCAGTTCTATGTTTCGGAGGGGAAGCTCTCGTGCCAGCTTTACCAGCGCTCGGCCGATATCTTCCTCGGCGTGCCGTTCAACATCGCATCCTACGCGTTGCTAACCCTGATGGTAGCGCAGGTCGTGGGCCTCAAACCCGGCGATTTCGTTCATACGCTGGGTGATGCGCATATCTATGCCAACCATTTCGAACAGGCACGGCTGCAGATGACGCGTACGCCGAAGGCCTTGCCGACCATGCGCCTCAACCCTGATGTGAAGAGCCTTTTCGCCTTTAAGTTCGAAGACTTTACGCTGGAGAATTACGAGGCCGATTCAAGCATCAAGGCGCCGATCGCGGTATGA
- a CDS encoding FAD-binding oxidoreductase — MALKDVVAGKRNEEGIASTLAVLKQQLGEKVQTGQAFREQHGHTTTYLTLQAPDGVVFAENADDVKAVVKACAQYKVPVIPFGTGSSLEGQVNAPDGGICIDFSRMNRIIEVNAEDLDVTVEPGVTREDLNVYLRDTGLFFPIDPGANASIGGMASTRASGTNAVRYGTMKDNVLAVTAVVANGEEIRTARRARKSSAGYDLTRLFVGAEGTLGVITSVTLRLQGIPEKIAGGVCTFDSIKAACDAVIMTIQMGVPVARIELLDEVQVRACNAYSGLNYAEKPTLFVEFHGTEETAALQSQQFAEIAAECGSVDFRWTGDAAERNKLWKARHDAYWASRALAPHLDGLSTDVCVPISRLADCVVETQRDIEENGFLAPIVGHAGDGNFHVLILFDGKDAESVAKTEAFVARLNRRAIAMDGTCTGEHGIGQGKMSFLAEEAGNALDFMRAIKTSLDPDNIFNPGKLFRLV, encoded by the coding sequence ATGGCGCTGAAGGATGTTGTGGCGGGTAAGCGGAACGAGGAAGGTATCGCGTCTACGCTCGCGGTGCTGAAGCAGCAACTGGGCGAGAAGGTCCAGACGGGCCAGGCGTTCCGCGAGCAGCACGGCCACACCACCACCTATCTGACCCTGCAAGCGCCTGACGGCGTTGTCTTTGCCGAAAACGCTGATGATGTGAAGGCCGTGGTGAAGGCTTGTGCGCAGTACAAGGTGCCCGTCATTCCCTTTGGAACAGGGTCTTCACTCGAAGGGCAGGTGAATGCGCCCGATGGCGGAATCTGCATCGATTTCAGCCGGATGAATCGCATCATTGAGGTGAATGCCGAAGACCTTGATGTGACGGTGGAGCCGGGCGTGACGCGTGAGGACCTCAATGTCTATCTGCGCGATACCGGCCTGTTTTTCCCGATCGATCCCGGCGCCAATGCCTCGATTGGCGGCATGGCCTCGACGCGCGCTTCTGGCACCAATGCCGTGCGTTACGGCACGATGAAGGACAATGTTCTGGCCGTCACCGCCGTCGTCGCCAATGGCGAGGAAATCCGCACTGCACGCCGCGCCCGCAAGTCGTCCGCCGGTTACGACCTGACGCGGCTTTTCGTGGGCGCCGAAGGCACGCTCGGTGTCATCACCTCGGTGACGTTGCGGCTGCAGGGCATTCCGGAAAAGATCGCCGGCGGTGTCTGCACCTTCGACAGCATCAAAGCGGCTTGCGATGCCGTCATCATGACGATCCAGATGGGCGTTCCGGTCGCCCGCATCGAATTGCTTGATGAGGTGCAGGTGCGCGCCTGCAACGCCTATTCCGGCCTGAATTACGCGGAAAAGCCGACGCTTTTCGTGGAGTTCCACGGCACCGAGGAGACGGCGGCGCTGCAATCGCAGCAGTTCGCCGAGATTGCAGCCGAATGCGGCAGCGTCGATTTCCGCTGGACGGGCGATGCTGCCGAGCGCAACAAGCTGTGGAAAGCGCGCCATGACGCCTATTGGGCATCGCGCGCGCTGGCACCACATCTCGACGGGCTTTCCACCGATGTCTGCGTACCGATTTCGCGGCTGGCCGATTGCGTGGTGGAAACGCAGCGGGATATCGAGGAAAACGGGTTTCTGGCGCCCATCGTCGGCCATGCCGGCGACGGGAACTTCCATGTGCTTATTCTGTTTGATGGCAAGGATGCCGAAAGCGTCGCGAAGACCGAAGCCTTCGTTGCCCGCCTCAATCGCCGCGCCATCGCCATGGATGGCACCTGCACCGGCGAACATGGCATCGGCCAGGGCAAGATGAGTTTTCTCGCCGAAGAGGCAGGAAATGCACTGGATTTCATGCGCGCCATCAAAACGTCGCTCGATCCGGATAACATCTTCAATCCGGGCAAGTTGTTCCGGCTTGTCTGA